The Larimichthys crocea isolate SSNF chromosome XI, L_crocea_2.0, whole genome shotgun sequence genome has a segment encoding these proteins:
- the znf513a gene encoding zinc finger protein 513a isoform X1 — protein MPRKKQQNPQPVKLDSEDGVAIEAPGNLTLDTDFLLGQDLEFGDPDHDSKILGLEKFSEVAAEIGFSVYPLGDEESPTYSHLSMESETDNSHGTTDNGREDEGRAAQSEPSFPPYLSCRGCGQLRDEPLGPGIDLVGPYCLRCCKASREAKSTDFCSAFGSISGIRSGSHLQLDGEGLGNGMVDKALSAEDKLPKLHSCHLCGFSSRYANHVKRHMKTHNGEKPFNCPLCTYASAQLVNLQRHLRIHTGEKPFKCDSCSFACSSLGNLKRHQRMHVPSAGAVQEAPPRPTSGQISLKRHVTGQRPNEEVSGAPAKVSEVARPTSNLNLGAQNNDYLSAFNGLKGASPPPIPASNPAPGHQPPPLLETTGGGGGGGSGGGSRATRGGVGDGPALPPSLFPYTCRLCGIVLEDEDGTSAQICAKCTLEMLTKDSSSSPNSPGERSDKVYTCAACPFLTHYPNHLARHMKTHSGEKPYKCPQCDYASAHFDNLKRHHRVHTGEKPYKCHLCDYACGNLANLKRHQRVHSGAKPFQCAVCSYSCNQSMNLKRHMLRHTGEKPYKCQECGYTTGHWDNYKRHQKKHGLATDGWVKVPMTGNDEEEEVRKGMGAGGQSHRKETGVDMQYMSREGGQTIHSCYKLGNDEEEEARKGMGVSGQSHRKETGVDMQYMSREGGQTIHSCYKLEIV, from the exons AtgccaagaaaaaaacagcagaatcCACAGCCAGTCAAGT TGGATTCTGAAGATGGTGTAGCCATTGAAGCTCCAGGAAACCTCACTTTAGACACGGACTTCCTTCTAGGACAAGACCTTGAGTTTGGTGATCCTGATCATGACAGCAAGATTCTAGGCCTGGAAAAGTTCTcag AAGTAGCTGCTGAGATTGGTTTCTCTGTGTATCCTCTGGGTGATGAGGAGAGCCCTACCTACAGCCACCTCAGCATGGAAAGTGAAACAGACAACTCGCACGGCACCACTGACAACGGCAGGGAAGACGAGGGCAGAGCGGCCCAATCCGAGCCCAGTTTTCCTCCCTACCTGTCATGCAGGGGCTGTGGACAGCTCCGCGATGAACCTCTGGGACCTGGCATAGACCTAGTTGGCCCATACTGCCTTAGGTGCTGCAAAGCCTCCAGGGAAGCCAAAAGCACAGACTTCTGTTCGGCTTTCGGAAGCATCAGCGGGATCCGCTCAGGCTCCCATTTGCAGCTCGACGGCGAGGGGTTGGGAAACGGGATGGTGGACAAAGCACTGTCCGCTGAGGACAAATTGCCCAAACTGCACTCGTGTCACCTCTGCGGCTTCTCCTCCCGTTACGCCAACCACGTGAAGCGTCACATGAAGACGCACAACGGGGAGAAGCCCTTCAACTGCCCCTTGTGCACTTACGCCTCAGCCCAGCTGGTGAACCTGCAGAGACACCTGCGTATCCACACTGGGGAAAAACCTTTCAAATGCGACAGCTGCTCTTTTGCCTGCAGTTCTCTCGGCAACCTCAAGAGGCACCAGCGCATGCATGTGCCCTCTGCAGGGGCGGTGCAGGAGGCCCCGCCACGACCTACCAGTGGTCAGATCAGCCTGAAGAGGCATGTGACCGGGCAAAGACCCAACGAGGAAGTGTCTGGTGCTCCAGCCAAGG TTTCAGAAGTTGCAAGGCCGACTTCCAACCTGAATTTGGGAGCACAGAACAATGACTACCTATCAGCCTTCAATGGTTTAAAGGGGGCATCTCCACCACCCATACCAGCCTCTAACCCAGCCCCTGGCCACCAGCCCCCTCCCCTGCTGGAGACcacaggtggtggtggtggcggtggcaGTGGCGGTGGCAGCAGGGCAACCAGAGGTGGCGTAGGAGACGGTCCCGCCCTCCCCCCTTCACTTTTTCCTTACACTTGCCGGTTGTGTGGCATCGTCCTGGAGGACGAGGATGGCACCTCGGCCCAGATTTGTGCCAAGTGTACCCTCGAAATGCTGACTAAAGACTCGTCATCGTCTCCCAACAGCCCCGGCGAGCGCAGCGACAAGGTGTACACCTGCGCCGCCTGCCCTTTCCTCACCCACTACCCCAACCACTTGGCGCGCCACATGAAAACTCACAGCGGCGAGAAACCGTACAAGTGCCCACAGTGCGACTACGCGTCAGCGCACTTCGACAACCTCAAGCGTCACCACAGGGTGCACACGGGCGAGAAACCTTACAAGTGCCATTTGTGCGATTACGCCTGCGGGAACCTGGCCAACCTGAAGCGCCACCAGCGGGTGCACTCGGGCGCCAAGCCCTTCCAGTGCGCCGTGTGCAGCTACAGCTGCAACCAGAGCATGAACCTGAAGCGGCACATGCTTCGGCACACCGGGGAGAAGCCGTACAAGTGCCAGGAGTGCGGCTACACCACCGGGCACTGGGACAATTACAAGAGGCATCAGAAGAAACACGGCCTGGCCACGGACGGCTGGGTCAAAGTTCCGATGACCGGCAACgacgaagaggaagaagtgAGGAAAGGGATGGGAGCCGGCGGTCAAAGTCACAGAAAAGAAACGGGGGTCGATATGCAGTATATGTCCAGGGAGGGAGGTCAGACAATACACTCGTGCTACAAACTTGGCAACGACGAAGAAGAGGAAGCGAGGAAAGGGATGGGAGTCAGCGGTCAAAGTCACAGAAAAGAAACGGGGGTTGATATGCAGTATATGTCCAGGGAGGGAGGTCAGACAATACACTCATGCTACAAACTTGAGATTGTATAA
- the znf513a gene encoding zinc finger protein 513a isoform X2 has translation MPRKKQQNPQPVKLDSEDGVAIEAPGNLTLDTDFLLGQDLEFGDPDHDSKILGLEKFSEVAAEIGFSVYPLGDEESPTYSHLSMESETDNSHGTTDNGREDEGRAAQSEPSFPPYLSCRGCGQLRDEPLGPGIDLVGPYCLRCCKASREAKSTDFCSAFGSISGIRSGSHLQLDGEGLGNGMVDKALSAEDKLPKLHSCHLCGFSSRYANHVKRHMKTHNGEKPFNCPLCTYASAQLVNLQRHLRIHTGEKPFKCDSCSFACSSLGNLKRHQRMHVPSAGAVQEAPPRPTSGQISLKRHVTGQRPNEEVSGAPAKEVARPTSNLNLGAQNNDYLSAFNGLKGASPPPIPASNPAPGHQPPPLLETTGGGGGGGSGGGSRATRGGVGDGPALPPSLFPYTCRLCGIVLEDEDGTSAQICAKCTLEMLTKDSSSSPNSPGERSDKVYTCAACPFLTHYPNHLARHMKTHSGEKPYKCPQCDYASAHFDNLKRHHRVHTGEKPYKCHLCDYACGNLANLKRHQRVHSGAKPFQCAVCSYSCNQSMNLKRHMLRHTGEKPYKCQECGYTTGHWDNYKRHQKKHGLATDGWVKVPMTGNDEEEEVRKGMGAGGQSHRKETGVDMQYMSREGGQTIHSCYKLGNDEEEEARKGMGVSGQSHRKETGVDMQYMSREGGQTIHSCYKLEIV, from the exons AtgccaagaaaaaaacagcagaatcCACAGCCAGTCAAGT TGGATTCTGAAGATGGTGTAGCCATTGAAGCTCCAGGAAACCTCACTTTAGACACGGACTTCCTTCTAGGACAAGACCTTGAGTTTGGTGATCCTGATCATGACAGCAAGATTCTAGGCCTGGAAAAGTTCTcag AAGTAGCTGCTGAGATTGGTTTCTCTGTGTATCCTCTGGGTGATGAGGAGAGCCCTACCTACAGCCACCTCAGCATGGAAAGTGAAACAGACAACTCGCACGGCACCACTGACAACGGCAGGGAAGACGAGGGCAGAGCGGCCCAATCCGAGCCCAGTTTTCCTCCCTACCTGTCATGCAGGGGCTGTGGACAGCTCCGCGATGAACCTCTGGGACCTGGCATAGACCTAGTTGGCCCATACTGCCTTAGGTGCTGCAAAGCCTCCAGGGAAGCCAAAAGCACAGACTTCTGTTCGGCTTTCGGAAGCATCAGCGGGATCCGCTCAGGCTCCCATTTGCAGCTCGACGGCGAGGGGTTGGGAAACGGGATGGTGGACAAAGCACTGTCCGCTGAGGACAAATTGCCCAAACTGCACTCGTGTCACCTCTGCGGCTTCTCCTCCCGTTACGCCAACCACGTGAAGCGTCACATGAAGACGCACAACGGGGAGAAGCCCTTCAACTGCCCCTTGTGCACTTACGCCTCAGCCCAGCTGGTGAACCTGCAGAGACACCTGCGTATCCACACTGGGGAAAAACCTTTCAAATGCGACAGCTGCTCTTTTGCCTGCAGTTCTCTCGGCAACCTCAAGAGGCACCAGCGCATGCATGTGCCCTCTGCAGGGGCGGTGCAGGAGGCCCCGCCACGACCTACCAGTGGTCAGATCAGCCTGAAGAGGCATGTGACCGGGCAAAGACCCAACGAGGAAGTGTCTGGTGCTCCAGCCAAGG AAGTTGCAAGGCCGACTTCCAACCTGAATTTGGGAGCACAGAACAATGACTACCTATCAGCCTTCAATGGTTTAAAGGGGGCATCTCCACCACCCATACCAGCCTCTAACCCAGCCCCTGGCCACCAGCCCCCTCCCCTGCTGGAGACcacaggtggtggtggtggcggtggcaGTGGCGGTGGCAGCAGGGCAACCAGAGGTGGCGTAGGAGACGGTCCCGCCCTCCCCCCTTCACTTTTTCCTTACACTTGCCGGTTGTGTGGCATCGTCCTGGAGGACGAGGATGGCACCTCGGCCCAGATTTGTGCCAAGTGTACCCTCGAAATGCTGACTAAAGACTCGTCATCGTCTCCCAACAGCCCCGGCGAGCGCAGCGACAAGGTGTACACCTGCGCCGCCTGCCCTTTCCTCACCCACTACCCCAACCACTTGGCGCGCCACATGAAAACTCACAGCGGCGAGAAACCGTACAAGTGCCCACAGTGCGACTACGCGTCAGCGCACTTCGACAACCTCAAGCGTCACCACAGGGTGCACACGGGCGAGAAACCTTACAAGTGCCATTTGTGCGATTACGCCTGCGGGAACCTGGCCAACCTGAAGCGCCACCAGCGGGTGCACTCGGGCGCCAAGCCCTTCCAGTGCGCCGTGTGCAGCTACAGCTGCAACCAGAGCATGAACCTGAAGCGGCACATGCTTCGGCACACCGGGGAGAAGCCGTACAAGTGCCAGGAGTGCGGCTACACCACCGGGCACTGGGACAATTACAAGAGGCATCAGAAGAAACACGGCCTGGCCACGGACGGCTGGGTCAAAGTTCCGATGACCGGCAACgacgaagaggaagaagtgAGGAAAGGGATGGGAGCCGGCGGTCAAAGTCACAGAAAAGAAACGGGGGTCGATATGCAGTATATGTCCAGGGAGGGAGGTCAGACAATACACTCGTGCTACAAACTTGGCAACGACGAAGAAGAGGAAGCGAGGAAAGGGATGGGAGTCAGCGGTCAAAGTCACAGAAAAGAAACGGGGGTTGATATGCAGTATATGTCCAGGGAGGGAGGTCAGACAATACACTCATGCTACAAACTTGAGATTGTATAA